The genomic window TGGTCCTTGGACGCCATCCACGGGCGCTTCTCGAGACTCAAATAAAAGGGAGTTTGGCCGGAGGCCAGAATCGGCAGGGGCTCGGTCACCTTGATCGTCGGAGGCAGGACCTTGTGGCGCAGGGCCATCGCGGCCTTGATGAAGGCGGCGGAGCCGGCGGCGGCCTTGGTGTGGCCGACCATGGACTTGACCGAGCCGAGGGCGACCCAGGCGCCTTGGCGCTTGGAGCCCTTCTTGAACACTCCGGAGATCGCTTCGACCTCGATGCCGTCGCCGACGGCGGTGCCGGTCCCATGAGCTTCGACCAGCTCGACGGTGTCGGGCGACAAGCCGGACAGGCGGTAGGCCTCTTCGATGGCGCGGGTCTGTCCCCCGGCCGAGGGGGCGTAGATCGATTTTCCGCGGCCGTCGGAGGAGGTCCCCAGGCCGCGGAGGATCGCGTGTACGCGGTCGCCGTCTTTAACGGCGTCGTCGAGACGCTTGAGTACGACCATTCCGACGCCCTCTCCGAGAGTCGTCCCGTCGGCCGTGAAGTCGAACGGCTTCGCGTGACCCGACTTGGACAGAGCGGGAGTCTTGGTGAAGCACGTGTACATAAAAATATCGTTGAAGGTGTCCACCCCGCCGGTGACGACCATCTTGGCCCGTCCCGCTTGGAGCTCCAAGGCCGCCATGTGCATCGCGGAGAGCGACGAGCCGCACGCCGCGTCGACGACGCAGTTCGTGCCGCCGAGGTTGAAGCGGTTGGCCACGCGGCCGGCGATGACGTTGCCGAGCAGGCCGGGGAAGCTCGCCTCCTGCCAGGGCACGAACTCGTCGGACATGCGCGCGAGCGCGTCCTCGGCCTGCGTCGGGGGCACGCCGGCGGCGAGGATGGCCTTGCGCCAGGCGGGCAGGCTCAGGCGGGCGCCGAGAGGGATCACGATCTCGAGGGCGCCGGTGACGCCGAGGATGCAGGACACGCGGCCGCGGTCCCAGGTGTCCTTGTCGACGGGGTAGCCCGCGTCGGCGAGGGCCATCTTCGCGGCGACGAGCGCGAACAGCTGCGCGGGGTCGGTCGCCTCGAGGGTGTTCGGGGACAGGCCGAACTCGGACGGGTCGAAGTCGTAGGCGTCGAGGAAGCCGCCCTTGTAGGCGTACACCTTGTCCTGCTTCTTCGCGTCGGCGTCGTAATAATCGTCCTTGCTCCAGTGCGTGGCCGGCACGTCCTGGATCGCGTCCACCTTGTTCTTGATGTTCGCCCAGTACTGGCGCAAGGTCTTCGCCTTGGGGAACACGCCCCCCAGGCCGACCACGGCGAGCGGGACGAACTCAGGGGACTTGTCGGTGTTTTTCATGATCTCTCTAGTCGAGGAGACGCTCGAGCTCGGCGGCGGACAGCGGCTCGATGCGGGTGGCTTCGGGGTCCAGGGGCACGCCCTGGCAGCGGAGGAAGTGCGCGCGGGTCAGCACGGCCGCGCCGTAGAGGATGTTGCGGGCGACGACCGCCGCGGTCCGGTTTTCGGGGGCCGCCAGGAAGGTGCCCGCGGCCCATTCGTTGAAGGCGCCCATAGCGGGGCCGCACCAGACCTGATAGTCGAGGACGCGGTCGGGGACGCCGGCGTTGGCCCAGCGCGAGGCCTGGCCGAGATACGAGCGGAAGACCAAAGCGAGCTTGTGCTTGGGCTCCTTCTCCGCGCGCGCGACCTGGGAGGGGTCCCGCTTGAGGAAGAACTCCCTCGTGGAGGCCCAAACGGCGTCGAGATCCTCTTTGAACAGGTCCTTTTCGATCGAGGCCCTCACCGCGGCCGGGATCGCCTCGATCGAATCACTCGACTTCCAGATCTCGTACAGCTTCGCGCCGCGCTGCGCGAACATCGTGCCGCGCTTGAGCACCTGGACCTTCACGCCGAGCTCGAACATGTCCGCGGCGGGGGCCATGACGCAGTCGGCCTGGCCGGCGGCGGCGAGCATGGCCCGGACCTTGTCGCTCGAGCCGGACTCGACGCAGGCCTGGTTGACCGAGCCGGTCATGACGTACGCCGCGCCCATCATGTAGGCCGCGGCCGCGGCGTCGGGGGTGGCGATGCCGCCGGCGGCGCCGACGCGCGCGGGGCTGCGGAACCCGTGCTGGGCCTGCAGGCGGTCGCGCAGGGCGATCATCGCCGGGAACATCGCGACGAGGGGCCGGTTGTCGGTGTGCCCGCCGCTGTCGGCCTCGACGGTGAGGTCCTGGGCCATCGGGATCTCGGCGGCGAGCGCGGCCTGCTCGCTCGTGATGAGGTTGGAGGCGGCCAGCTCGCGCAGGAGCCTCTCCCCCGCCGGGGCGAGGAACTTCGCGGCGACCTCGACGCGGGAGACCTTGGCGACGACCTTGTTGGGGGCGTTCACCCGGCCGTCCGCGCCGCGCGAGATCCCGTGCAGGCGGTAGCGCACGATCGCAGGCGTGAGGTCCATGAACGCCGAGGCCTCGACGAGGCGCACGCCGCGCCGGAGGTACAGGTCGCAGACGGCGTTCTCGAGGTCGGTCTCGCTCGGGCTGTGGATCAGGTTGAAGCCGCGGGGCGACGCTCCGAGGGACTTCTCGAGGCGGTCGATGGCGGCCTCGACGCGGGCCGGAGGAAGGCCCGCGGCGCCGAAGAAGGAGAGCAGGCCGGCCCGGGAGCCCGCCTCGACGAGGGCCTCGGAGGCGATGCCGTTGGCCATCGCCCCCGTCGCGTAGGCGTAGCGCACGCCGTGCTCGCGGAGGAACGCGGGATCGCCGAGCCTCTCGGGAAGGAGCGCGGGAGCGGAGGCGTTCCCGGCCGTCACGGGCGACCGGAGGTCGCGCAGGCGCGCGCGGAGAGCCGCGGTTTCCGAGGGCGCCTGATTCGATTCGAGAGAAGAGGTCAAGTTCGCGCGCGCAGGACGGAGAATATGACCGGATTATAGCGTTTTTATCTCCTTTTTCGCGCGCTCGGGCGTCGACTGTGCTATCCTTTCCCCCCGTGGAAGAACTGATCGGTCTCCTCAAGAAGATACACGACGTCAAGGCCATCGTCCAATGGGGCGGCCTGACGATGATCTCCCTGATCGTTTTCGTCGAGACCGGCCTGTTCGTGGGCTTCTTCCTGCCCGGAGACTCCCTGCTCGTCACGGCGGGCATCTTCGCGCGCACCGGGCACCTCTCGCTGGGGACCTTGCTGACGATCGTGCCCCTGTGCGCGATCATCGGCGACCAGGTCGGCTACATCATCGGGCGCAAGGCCGGAGAGGCCCTGTACAGCCGGCCGGACTCCCTCGTCTTCAAGCGCGCCCACCTCAAGCGCGCCCACGACTTCTACGAGAAGTACGGCGTCAAGACCATCGTCATCGCCCGCTTCGTGCCCATCGTGCGCACCTTCGCCCCCGCCGTCGCGGGCGCGGCACAGATGGACTACCGGACCTTCGTCACCTACAACATCCTCGGCGGCCTCCTCTGGGTGTTCTCGACCATACTCGGCGGCTACTTCCTGGCCTCTATGGTCCCCGACATCGACAAGAGGATCCACGAGGTGATCGTCGTCGTGGTGATCCTGTCGGTCCTCCCCGGCCTGTACGAGTGGTGGTCGCACAAGCGCGCCGCCGCCTAGGCAACCTTCACCGCCTGACCGTACTTCTCCAGGATCAGGCCGATCGCGGCGGTCCTCGCCTCCGCGGTGATCGGGTGCGCCAGGTCGAACCAGCGGTCCGCCGTGGCCCCCCTGCCCTTCTCCGCCGGGAAGACGACGAACGGCTCGTCGTTGCCCGGCTCCGCCTTCTTCAGCACGCGGATGCCTTTGATCACGAAGGCGTCCGCGATCATCAGCTCCGCGAAGGCCATCAGCTTCGTGGGACGGTCCGACGGGTCCTGATACGGCCGCACGCGCGCGTCCAGCTTCGGCAGGTTCTCCATGTTTTCTCCCCCTTTTCGGCCGCCGGTCCCGGCGGCCGGGCGGGACGCCTGCAAGGCGTCCCACCCTACATACGATCGAGGGGCCGAAAAAGTTGCATCAACGGGGCGCGAACTCGTTGAACCGGAGCCAATAGTCCTTCACGGCGGCGGCGAAGGCGGCCAGTTCCCGCGCCGACGAGGGCTTGATGACGAAGGAGTTGGCCCCGAGACGGTACGACTCGGCCACCTCCTCGGGCCAAGTGGACGCCGTCAGCATGATGACCGGCAGGGTCTTGAACCGCTCCTGGTCGCGCAGCCAGGCGAGGATCTCGAGGCCGGACTTGCCGGGCAGCTTGATGTCGAGCAGCACCAGGACCGGGAGCGGGAAGGCCTTCCGGTCCGCGTAGCGCCCCTCGCCGGAGAGATAATCGCAGGCCTGCTCGCCGTCCGGGACGAACGCCAGGGGGTTCGAGACCCCGGCCTTTATCCAGGCTTCGCGGAACAGGAACAGGTCGTCGTCGTTGTCCTCGACGATGAGTATCGACCGTCGGTCATCCGTCATGGCCGGCCTCCGTCACCTCGATCGCCGGACCGACGCCCCGAGCCCGGCCATCGT from Elusimicrobiota bacterium includes these protein-coding regions:
- a CDS encoding septation protein SpoVG family protein, translating into MENLPKLDARVRPYQDPSDRPTKLMAFAELMIADAFVIKGIRVLKKAEPGNDEPFVVFPAEKGRGATADRWFDLAHPITAEARTAAIGLILEKYGQAVKVA
- a CDS encoding response regulator, with protein sequence MTDDRRSILIVEDNDDDLFLFREAWIKAGVSNPLAFVPDGEQACDYLSGEGRYADRKAFPLPVLVLLDIKLPGKSGLEILAWLRDQERFKTLPVIMLTASTWPEEVAESYRLGANSFVIKPSSARELAAFAAAVKDYWLRFNEFAPR
- a CDS encoding VTT domain-containing protein; translation: MISLIVFVETGLFVGFFLPGDSLLVTAGIFARTGHLSLGTLLTIVPLCAIIGDQVGYIIGRKAGEALYSRPDSLVFKRAHLKRAHDFYEKYGVKTIVIARFVPIVRTFAPAVAGAAQMDYRTFVTYNILGGLLWVFSTILGGYFLASMVPDIDKRIHEVIVVVVILSVLPGLYEWWSHKRAAA
- a CDS encoding PfaD family polyunsaturated fatty acid/polyketide biosynthesis protein produces the protein MLRPARANLTSSLESNQAPSETAALRARLRDLRSPVTAGNASAPALLPERLGDPAFLREHGVRYAYATGAMANGIASEALVEAGSRAGLLSFFGAAGLPPARVEAAIDRLEKSLGASPRGFNLIHSPSETDLENAVCDLYLRRGVRLVEASAFMDLTPAIVRYRLHGISRGADGRVNAPNKVVAKVSRVEVAAKFLAPAGERLLRELAASNLITSEQAALAAEIPMAQDLTVEADSGGHTDNRPLVAMFPAMIALRDRLQAQHGFRSPARVGAAGGIATPDAAAAAYMMGAAYVMTGSVNQACVESGSSDKVRAMLAAAGQADCVMAPAADMFELGVKVQVLKRGTMFAQRGAKLYEIWKSSDSIEAIPAAVRASIEKDLFKEDLDAVWASTREFFLKRDPSQVARAEKEPKHKLALVFRSYLGQASRWANAGVPDRVLDYQVWCGPAMGAFNEWAAGTFLAAPENRTAAVVARNILYGAAVLTRAHFLRCQGVPLDPEATRIEPLSAAELERLLD